Proteins found in one Chloroherpetonaceae bacterium genomic segment:
- a CDS encoding DUF4276 family protein, translating to MVRLNFLVEGETEETFVRDLLTPHFSQLEIYCTARRVETKRANGKIYRGGITNYEKVKKDLLRWMKEDTNAHFTSMFDLYALPSDFPKYNESLGIRDPYKKVQFLEQSFFEDIEYRRFTPYIQLHEFEALLFSDVNIIEQRLKPFQPRTKLEDLNKILFECHSPELIDDGIQTAPSKRLLVLYPAYQKRLYGSLISKEIGLATIQSKCPHFHWWITTLQGLK from the coding sequence ATGGTACGGTTGAATTTTTTAGTGGAAGGAGAAACGGAAGAAACTTTTGTAAGAGATTTGCTTACGCCTCACTTTTCACAACTCGAAATTTACTGCACCGCTAGGCGGGTTGAAACCAAAAGAGCGAATGGAAAAATTTATAGGGGAGGAATAACTAATTATGAAAAAGTAAAAAAAGATTTACTGAGGTGGATGAAAGAAGATACAAATGCTCATTTTACTTCAATGTTTGACCTTTATGCACTCCCTTCAGATTTCCCAAAGTATAATGAATCGTTAGGAATCCGTGACCCATATAAAAAGGTTCAATTTCTTGAACAATCGTTCTTTGAGGATATTGAATACCGCCGTTTTACGCCATATATCCAATTGCATGAATTTGAAGCTTTGCTTTTTTCAGATGTCAATATCATTGAGCAGAGGCTAAAACCTTTTCAACCCCGCACAAAGTTAGAAGACTTAAACAAAATCTTATTTGAATGTCATTCGCCCGAATTAATTGATGATGGAATCCAAACGGCACCTTCAAAAAGACTCTTGGTACTTTACCCTGCTTATCAAAAACGACTTTATGGGAGTTTAATTTCCAAAGAAATTGGATTAGCCACGATTCAAAGTAAATGCCCACACTTCCATTGGTGGATAACGACATTGCAAGGTCTTAAATAA
- a CDS encoding ATP-dependent Clp protease proteolytic subunit yields MANINFGFEHHASKLFHPRIENSINHLQASALQGQATNPMMNMLVPMVIETSGRGERAFDIFSRLLRERIIFYGNVVDDHSAGLVIAQLIFLESEDPERDIYLYINSPGGSVSAGLGIYDTMNFIRADVATVCVGMAASMGAFLLSSGAKGKRASLPHSRIMIHQPSGGAQGQETDILIMADEIRKTRVLLEEILAKNTGQTADQVRKDSERDRWMSAPEAKAYGLIDEIFEKRPASTEKK; encoded by the coding sequence ATGGCTAACATCAATTTTGGTTTTGAGCATCATGCATCAAAATTGTTTCATCCGCGCATCGAAAATAGTATCAATCATCTTCAAGCCTCAGCGCTGCAAGGGCAAGCAACTAACCCGATGATGAATATGCTCGTTCCGATGGTTATTGAAACCTCTGGAAGAGGCGAGCGCGCATTCGATATATTCTCACGATTGCTTCGTGAACGCATCATTTTTTATGGCAATGTGGTTGACGACCACTCTGCAGGTTTGGTGATTGCACAGCTGATTTTTTTGGAATCGGAAGATCCGGAGCGCGATATCTATCTCTACATTAATTCGCCCGGAGGCAGCGTTTCGGCAGGGCTTGGCATTTATGATACAATGAATTTTATCCGTGCCGATGTGGCCACTGTGTGTGTTGGAATGGCGGCTTCGATGGGTGCGTTTTTGCTTTCATCGGGTGCGAAAGGCAAGCGTGCATCACTTCCACATTCACGCATTATGATTCATCAACCTTCGGGTGGGGCGCAAGGTCAGGAAACCGATATTTTGATTATGGCCGATGAAATTCGCAAGACGCGTGTATTGCTTGAAGAGATTTTAGCAAAGAATACGGGTCAAACGGCTGACCAAGTGCGAAAAGATTCAGAACGAGACCGTTGGATGTCGGCACCGGAAGCGAAGGCTTACGGGCTGATTGATGAAATTTTTGAAAAGCGGCCTGCTTCAACCGAAAAGAAGTGA
- a CDS encoding DUF433 domain-containing protein has product MHDWETLIDSNPQILFGKPIIKGTRIPVELILEKLSLGETVQSVLDAYPSIQEHQIRACLAFAAASLKNERVTYF; this is encoded by the coding sequence ATGCATGATTGGGAAACGCTCATCGATTCAAATCCTCAAATATTATTTGGGAAACCCATTATTAAAGGAACTCGGATTCCTGTTGAGCTTATTTTGGAAAAACTTTCTCTTGGAGAAACTGTTCAAAGCGTCCTAGACGCTTACCCTTCTATTCAAGAGCATCAGATTCGTGCTTGTTTAGCTTTTGCTGCTGCTTCCTTAAAAAATGAACGGGTAACTTATTTTTAG
- a CDS encoding DUF5615 family PIN-like protein, translating to MVSFLADESVDYRIVQYLRNAGYSVKSIQEIAPSATDEQVLTIAENEKLVLVTEDKDFGELTFRLKKNSTGIVLLRFETIDLESICTSLSKAFRDAEKLFNNFTVISLNKIRMKLIRVQP from the coding sequence ATGGTATCCTTTTTAGCTGATGAAAGTGTGGATTACCGAATTGTTCAATATCTAAGAAATGCTGGCTATTCCGTGAAATCAATACAGGAAATCGCACCTTCCGCCACGGACGAACAAGTTCTAACAATTGCTGAAAATGAAAAATTAGTTCTTGTAACTGAGGATAAAGATTTTGGGGAATTAACTTTCAGATTAAAAAAAAATTCTACCGGTATTGTTCTTCTACGTTTTGAAACAATTGATCTTGAATCTATATGCACTTCACTCTCGAAAGCTTTTCGTGATGCGGAAAAACTTTTTAATAATTTTACCGTGATTTCGTTAAATAAAATCAGAATGAAACTCATACGGGTTCAACCGTAG